A window from Cryptomeria japonica chromosome 1, Sugi_1.0, whole genome shotgun sequence encodes these proteins:
- the LOC131078154 gene encoding (R,S)-reticuline 7-O-methyltransferase-like has protein sequence MNAAAANSPCTSLFESEEEEQAGQAEAWKYTFAFVDSLAVKSVVLLGIPDIIARHGAKATLSLSQIAAELPTQKPDVNCLFRILRFLVAKNFFRAETTEGGNEVSYGLTPASKWMLKDGVSLSMRAMLLMQDDVRSVAPWHHLNECILEGGVAFEKAHGLQIWDYAVAQPQYSDLFNQAMACNANIVMKAVLSKYEGFQGLNSLVDVGGGIGVTVAEIVKAHPTINGINYDLPHVIATAPHFPGVKYVGGDMFKEVPSADAVIMKMRVFQWVFCFFLEILDWGDEDCVKILKQCRKAIPETGKVIILDSILNATEKTELDPSMGFVFDLIMLTFTSGGKERSEEEWKNLLKEGGFPRFNVIAIPALQSVIEAFPY, from the exons ATGAATGCTGCAGCAGCAAATAGCCCCTGCACGAGCTTGTTCGAGAGCGAGGAAGAAGAACAAGCCGGCCAAGCGGAGGCATGGAAATATACGTTTGCGTTTGTGGACTCTTTGGCGGTAAAGTCAGTCGTTCTGCTCGGAATCCCCGACATCATTGCGCGCCACGGCGCCAAAGCAACGCTTTCCCTCTCGCAAATCGCCGCGGAGCTTCCCACCCAAAAGCCTGACGTCAATTGCCTCTTCAGAATCCTCCGCTTCCTCGTTGCCAAGAATTTTTTCAGGGCCGAAACGACAGAGGGCGGGAATGAAGTAAGCTACGGCCTAACGCCCGCTTCTAAATGGATGCTAAAAGACGGCGTGTCACTTTCCATGCGTGCCATGCTACTTATGCAGGACGACGTGAGGAGCGTGGCGCCGTGGCACCATTTGAACGAGTGCATTCTCGAGGGCGGCGTGGCTTTCGAGAAGGCTCACGGCCTTCAAATTTGGGACTACGCGGTGGCGCAACCTCAGTACAGCGACCTGTTCAACCAAGCCATGGCTTGCAACGCCAACATCGTTATGAAAGCCGTCTTATCTAAATACGAGGGTTTTCAGGGCTTGAATTCCTTGGTGGACGTCGGAGGCGGCATCGGAGTGACCGTTGCAGAGATCGTGAAGGCCCATCCAACTATCAACGGCATCAACTACGATCTCCCTCACGTCATAGCTACGGCTCCCCATTTCCCGG GGGTAAAGTATGTTGGAGGAGACATGTTCAAAGAGGTGCCATCTGCAGACGCTGTAATCATGAAG ATGAGGGTTTTTCAATgggttttttgttttttccttgaaattttggactGGGGGGACGAGGACTGCGTGAAGATTCTGAAGCAATGCAGAAAGGCGATTCCAGAAACAGGGAAGGTGATCATTTTGGATTCGATTCTCAACGCCACAGAGAAGACAGAGCTGGATCCTAGTATGGGTTTTGTGTTTGATCTGATAATGCTTACGTTCACCTCTGGCGGGAAAGAGAGAAGTGAGGAGGAGTGGAAGAATCTGTTGAAGGAAGGAGGATTTCCTCGTTTCAATGTTATTGCCATACCAGCATTGCAGTCTGTAATTGAAGCTTTTCCTTATTAG